One Dromiciops gliroides isolate mDroGli1 chromosome 3, mDroGli1.pri, whole genome shotgun sequence DNA segment encodes these proteins:
- the LOC122748959 gene encoding 60S ribosomal protein L22 yields the protein MAPVKKSVMKGGKKKKQVLKFTLDCTHPVEDGIMDAANFEQFLQERIKVNGKAGNLGGGVVTIERSKSKITVTSEVPFSKRYLKYLTKKYLKKNNLRDWLRVVANSKESYELRYFQINQDEEEEEEED from the coding sequence ATGGCTCCTGTGAAGAAATCTGTGATGAAAGGCggcaaaaaaaagaagcaagtccTTAAATTTACCCTGGATTGTACCCATCCTGTGGAAGATGGGATTATGGATGCTGCTAATTTTGAGCAGTTTTTACAAGAACGAATCAAAGTGAATGGAAAGGCCGGCAACCTTGGCGGTGGAGTCGTAACCATTGAGAGAAGCAAGAGTAAGATCACCGTGACTTCAGAGGTGCCATTTTCTAAAAGGTATTTGAAGTACCTGACAAAGAAATACTTAAAGAAGAACAATCTTCGGGATTGGCTCCGAGTGGTGGCCAATAGCAAGGAGAGTTACGAATTACGGTACTTCCAGATCAAccaggatgaagaggaggaagaggaggaggattaa